One window of Nymphaea colorata isolate Beijing-Zhang1983 chromosome 1, ASM883128v2, whole genome shotgun sequence genomic DNA carries:
- the LOC116245667 gene encoding late embryogenesis abundant protein D-34-like yields MSQDQPRRPSNNTRAQARTEPIKYGDVFDVSGGLADQPVAPRDAAMMQSAENLTLGQSPKGGAAAAMQSAARRNENAGLVGHDERSPAAREGMTVTEMDAPGRRVVTESVGGQVVDHFETPAPVTAQPAVTDAFTIGDALEAAAVTARDKPVTHSDASAIQAAEVRATGRTAVVPGGVGAAAKSAANANEWTVDEDDMTTLGDVLEDAKARLPADKAVTAVDAERVTGAELRNSPDLVTYPGGVADTMTAAARLNRQPT; encoded by the exons ATGAGCCAGGATCAGCCACGGAGGCCCAGCAACAACacccgggcccaggcccggaCAGAGCCCATCAAGTACGGAGACGTGTTCGACGTCTCCGGCGGGCTCGCTGATCAGCCTGTGGCTCCCCGGGACGCCGCCATGATGCAGTCCGCGGAGAACCTGACCCTCGGCCAGAGCCCGAAGGGAGGGGCCGCTGCGGCAATGCAGTCCGCGGCCAGGCGCAACGAGAACGCCGGCCTCGTCGGCCACGACGAGCGGTCTCCGGCAGCCCGCGAGGGAATGACGGTCACCGAGATGGACGCCCCGGGTCGCCGCGTCGTGACAGAGTCGGTGGGCGGGCAGGTGGTCGACCATTTTGAGACTCCGGCGCCGGTGACGGCGCAGCCGGCCGTGACGGACGCGTTCACAATCGGCGACGCGTTGGAGGCAGCGGCCGTGACTGCCCGCGACAAGCCGGTGACGCACAGTGACGCGAGTGCCATCCAGGCGGCGGAGGTCCGGGCCACCGGAAGGACCGCCGTCGTTCCGGGAGGCGTCGGTGCTGCTGCTAAATCGGCTGCTAACGCCAACGAATGGACCGTAGACGAAGATGACATGACGACCCTGGGAGACGTTCTTGAG GATGCGAAGGCAAGATTGCCTGCAGACAAGGCTGTGACGGCTGTAGACGCAGAGAGGGTGACCGGAGCTGAGCTGCGCAACAGCCCCGACCTGGTCACGTATCCCGGCGGCGTCGCTGACACGATGACCGCCGCGGCCAGGCTGAACCGGCAGCCCACCTGA
- the LOC116245966 gene encoding late embryogenesis abundant protein D-34-like: protein MSQRQPQRPSDTPQGQTRTEPIKYGDVFDVSGGLSEQPVAPRDAAMMQSAESRTLGEIPKGGAAATMQSAARRNENAGLVDHDERSAAAQERMTVSERAVPGGRVVTESVGGQVVEEYETPVPVTSRPAVT from the coding sequence ATGAGTCAACGTCAGCCTCAGAGGCCCAGTGACACCCCGCAGGGCCAGACGCGTACCGAGCCCATCAAGTACGGCGACGTGTTCGACGTCTCCGGCGGGCTCTCCGAACAGCCTGTGGCTCCGCGGGACGCCGCCATGATGCAGTCGGCAGAGAGCCGCACTCTCGGCGAGATCCCGAAGGGCGGAGCAGCCGCGACAATGCAGTCCGCGGCCAGGCGCAACGAGAACGCCGGCCTTGTCGACCACGACGAGCGGTCTGCGGCAGCCCAAGAGAGAATGACGGTCAGTGAGAGGGCCGTGCCTGGTGGCCGCGTCGTCACCGAGTCGGTGGGCGGACAGGTGGTCGAGGAGTATGAGACTCCGGTGCCGGTGACGTCTCGGCCGGCGGTGACCTGA